A single window of Aythya fuligula isolate bAytFul2 chromosome Z, bAytFul2.pri, whole genome shotgun sequence DNA harbors:
- the LOC116500998 gene encoding tRNA methyltransferase 10 homolog B-like — translation MEGGGGGGEAGEAAALRKAMRLLRIEPAAAGPSAARAGGAAPCSRNVLRKRRRWERVLAARRRRRRQEREAEPGAAGRGRDERRGAGGGRRGGGCVAAQPLEVSRLCPAGAARRHSKALAEQRLLEARASGPRLCVDLGMADRMSLKETSRLASQIRRLYGANRQAEKPFWLYLTEFVVGSLIYEECFRMNDGFSNYLMDTTQESYLDLFPLDAIVYLTPDSENVLEDIDPKKVYILGGLVDESIHKKLTLRRAQEQSLQTARLPICEYMIKAVNTKNYHSETLAINQVFDVLSTYYKTRSWPDALKAGVSSGKGYVLPDAEK, via the exons AtggagggcggcggcggcggcggcgaggcgggggaggcggcggcgctcCGCAAGGCGATGCGGCTGCTGCGCATCGAgccggcggccgcggggccgaGCGCGGCGAGGGCGGGCGGAGCGGCGCCGTGCTCG AGGAACGTCCTGCGGAAGCGGAGGCGCTGGGAGCGGGTGCTGGCGGcgcggaggaggcggcggcggcaggagAGGGAAGCGGAGCCGGGCGCGGCGGGACGGGGCCGAGATgagcggcgcggggccgggggagggcggcgggggggcggctGTGTCGCGGCGCAGCCCCTTGAGGTCTCTCGGCTCTGTCCCGCAGGGGCCGCCCGCCGGCACAGCAAGGCCCTGGCGGAGCAGCGGCTGCTGGAGGCGCGGGCGTCGGGGCCCCGGCTCTGCGTGGACCTCGGCATGGCCGACCGCATGTCGCTGAAG GAAACCAGCCGCCTTGCTTCTCAGATCAGGAGGCTCTACGGGGCCAACAGACAGGCCGAGAAGCCGTTCTGGCTCTACCTGACGGAGTTTGTCGTGGGCTCGTTGATCTATGAGGAATGCTTTCGCATGAATGACGGCTTCTCCAATTACTTG ATGGATACTACTCAAGAAAGTTACCTGGACCTGTTTCCTTTAGATGCAATTGTTTATCTCACTCCTGACTCTGAGaatg TCCTTGAAGATATTGATCCAAAAAAAGTGTACATCCTTGGAGGCCTGGTGGATGAAAGTATTCACAAG AAGCTGACTCTGCGAAGGGCACAAGAGCAATCCTTGCAGACAGCCCGCCTCCCAATTTGTGAGTACATGATAAAAGCTGTAAACACCAAGAACTACCACTCGGAGACACTAGCAATTAATCAAG TCTTTGATGTCTTGTCAACTTACTACAAGACCCGAAGTTGGCCAGATGCCTTGAAAGCTGGAGTTTCTTCTGGAAAAGGCTACGTGCTTCCAGATGCAGAGAAGTAA
- the LOC116501081 gene encoding adenylate cyclase type 10-like: protein MPLHLWSELRPVTSLFIQLQFSAEARLLDLQRGLRDANRMISTIISPHKGEINKSLLFDKGCTFLCVFGMSGAKLHDESTRALDSALQIFSTCSRSLRKLEAMSIGVTSRTMF from the exons ATGCCGCTGCACCTGTGGTCTGAGCTACGGCCAGTCACCAGCCTCTTTATCcagctgcagttttctgcagAGGCCAGGTTACTGGATCTTCAGAGGGGCCTCCGTGATGCCAACAGGATGATTTCAACAATCATCAGTCCTCACAAGGGTGAAATCAACAAAAGCCTTCTGTTTGATAAG ggctgcacatTCCTCTGTGTGTTCGGAATGTCTGGAGCAAAGCTGCATGACGAGAGCACCCGTGCCTTGGACAGCGCTCTTCAGATCTTCAGCACGTGCTCCAGATCATTGAGGAAACTTGA GGCAATGTCTATTGGGGTCACCAGCAGGACGATGTTCTAA